Below is a genomic region from Sphingomonas sp. KR3-1.
CCGGCGCATCGACGACATGGGTGATGCCCGAGGCGCGGTGATAGATCAGCGTGAGCGCGTCGAGCGGGACGATGCGGAGCGTCTCGGGTGCGGCAGCGCGGTAAGTGGTCATACGCCCGCCCCCACCGTCACCCCGGCCTTGTGCCGGGGTCCACGGCGCCGCACCGGAGACGCTAGAACCTCTTGCCCATGACTCGCCTCTCGGTGGACCCCGGCACAAGGCCGGGGTGACGAGGGCGGGAATGGGGCCACGGCGCTCAGCCGCGCGGCATCTGCAGCGAGGCGAAGCAGGTGAAGCCGCTGGTGCCCGATTGCAGGCGGCGGATATAGTTGGTGTAGGCGCGGCTCTGTTCGTAGGTCGTGCCGGGCAGCGTGCCGCCACCCAGCGCGGTCTTGACGTCCTGCGCCTTGAACGGCGTGCCCGCCGCGGGGAAGGCGCCCGGGGTGCCGGCGGGGACGAGCTTGCCGTCGGCCGCGACATACTGGCCGGCGCGGCCGGGATCGGGGACCGGGATCTCGCAGTTCATCACCGAGGCATTGGTCTGCGCCAGCGCCGGGCGGATCGAGACGATCGCCGACGCGCTCGCCGCGCCGATCATCAGCGCGCGGCGGCTTGCCTTCGGGAGTTGGTCTTCGTCTGCCATAGCCGCTTGTCCTGCGCCCGCCGGCGTTTCGCAATCGTAAATTGCGGGACACCGCCCTTCCCCGGTCATTCGCGCGAAAGCCGGGTGACGAACCAGCGCCGCGCCCCTAGAAGAGCCGCGAATGCCCTATTCTTCCGGTATCAAGGCGCTCGTGGCGCTCGGCATCGCTGCCGCGGGGGCGCTCGCGGGGCTGTTGCTCAGCGGCGACGTGCAATCGAGCCTGGTGATGCTGGTGTGCAGCGTGGCCGCGGTGCTGGTCGCCACGGCCGGCGGGGAGACGGCCGGGCCGCTCGACGCGGCGCCGAGCGTGGCCGAGGGGCCGGGCATCGCCGAAGTGCTCGATGCGATCGCCGAGCCGGTGCTGCTGATCGCCGATCGCCGGGTGATCGCCGCCAACCCGCCCGCGCGCACGCTGCTGGGCGAGCATATCCTGGGCGAGGACGTGCGCATCGCGATCCGCCACCCCGCCGCCGCCGAGCGACTGATGAACCCGAGCGACGAGAACCCGAGCGCGCCGATCCACCTGGTCGGGCTGGGCACGCGCGACCAGCGCTGGGAGATGCGCGTGACCGCGCTGGCCGATGGCCGCCGGATCGTCCACCTGATCGACCGCACCGGCAGCTATGCCAGCGAGCGCATCCGCGTCGACTTCGTCGCCAATGCCAGCCACGAGCTGCGCACCCCGCTCGCCTCGCTGCTCGGCTATGTCGAGACGCTGGAGGACGGCGCCAACGAAGATCCCGGGCTGAGCAAGCGCTTCCTCAAGATCATGCACGACGAGGCGCGCCGGATGCAGCGCCTGATCGACGACCTGATCTCGCTGAGCCGGATCGAGGCGGAGAAATATCGCGCACCGGACAATCCCGTCGCGCTCGACGAGCTGATCGACGAAGTGTGCCTCGAGCTTTCGGGCGCGCCGCGCGCGGCCGATGTGGTTACCGAGATCGCCGAGACCCAGCCGGTGCGCGGCGATGCCTCGCAGCTGAGCCAGCTGCTTCACAACATCATCGGCAATGCGATGAAGTATGGCCGCGAAGGCACCCCGATCCTGGTCAGCCTGGTGCCCGAAGGCGATACGATGGTGCGGCTGACCGTGACCGACCAGGGCGAAGGAATCGCTCCCGAGCATCTGCCGCGGCTGACCGAGCGCTTCTACCGCGTCGATTCGGGGCGCAGCCGCACGCTGGGCGGCACCGGCCTTGGCCTGTCGATCGTCAAGCACATCGCCGAGCGGCACCGCGGCCGCTTCGACATCGCGAGCACCGTCGGCAAGGGCTCGACAGTGACGGTGCTGCTGCCCATCCACCGCCAGCCCTGACCCCCTGTGTCATGAACCTGTCACGCTAGAGGCCGAAGGGCGCCGCTGGGGGGCGACCGTCCAGGCGCGTGCCCGCGATTCTTTTCAATCCCAGGGACAGGAGACGGCGATGCTTGGCAGACTTGCGCTTTTCGCGTTTTCCGCAGTGGCTCTTTCGGCTTGCGACGGCGGCACCACCCGCCCGATCCGCGCCGTGGGGTCCTCGACCGTCTTCCCCTTCACCACCGCGGTGGCCGAGGCATTCGTCAACCAGGACAAGCGCCGCGCCGCGCCGGTGATCGAATCGATCGGCTCGGGTGCGGGCTTCCGTGCGTTCTGCGAGGGCGTGGGATCGCAATTCCCCGATATCGCCAACGCCTCGCGCCGGATGAAGCGCACCGAATATGACACCTGCCAGAAGAACAATGTCGGCGAGATCATGGAAGTCGAGATCGGCCTCGACGGCGTGGTGCTGGCCGAGAGCAACAAGGGGCCGCGGCTGAAGCTCACCCGCAAGGACCTGTACCTCGCGCTCGCCGCCAACCCGATGGGCAAGCCGAACACCGCCAAGACCTGGCACGACGTCAACCCGTCGCTGCCCAACATCCCGATCTATGTGATGGGCCCGCCCTCGACCAGCGGCACG
It encodes:
- a CDS encoding ATP-binding protein; translation: MPYSSGIKALVALGIAAAGALAGLLLSGDVQSSLVMLVCSVAAVLVATAGGETAGPLDAAPSVAEGPGIAEVLDAIAEPVLLIADRRVIAANPPARTLLGEHILGEDVRIAIRHPAAAERLMNPSDENPSAPIHLVGLGTRDQRWEMRVTALADGRRIVHLIDRTGSYASERIRVDFVANASHELRTPLASLLGYVETLEDGANEDPGLSKRFLKIMHDEARRMQRLIDDLISLSRIEAEKYRAPDNPVALDELIDEVCLELSGAPRAADVVTEIAETQPVRGDASQLSQLLHNIIGNAMKYGREGTPILVSLVPEGDTMVRLTVTDQGEGIAPEHLPRLTERFYRVDSGRSRTLGGTGLGLSIVKHIAERHRGRFDIASTVGKGSTVTVLLPIHRQP